Part of the Paenibacillus guangzhouensis genome is shown below.
CACGATCACCGCTTCGTTCTTGGGCATCCGCCAACAGATCATAGTATTCCTCCCGACCCGGCTCAAGCGCAATCAGCTTGCGCAGCAGCAGTATCCTATGTTCACCTTCGGCTTCGCCTAGCACTGTCAGCAAAGCAGCCATCATGGTCGAGCGGAGTTCAATCCGGTACGCGTTCGCCCATGGATAATGATCGGTCTCCAGATAGTCGCCTCCGTACAGCGATACCGCTCTCTGCCCGGCTTCCCCGCGAAGGCCCGACGTTATCCGTTGTAGCAGTTCTTCCAAGTCACTCCGTATGGCTACGGGATCAAGCCAGTACCGGTCGTCCCCGTATCGTACGACCTCGCCATACCCTTCTGATTTGAACAAGCTGCGCAAATAATAGAGCGACGTATGCAACAATCTCTGGCCGCGCTCAGCAGAATCATCCGGCCACAAATGTTCCAGAATCGTATATTTGTAGACCGGCTGTCCCCGATGATGCCAGAGCAATGCGAACAGTTCCTTGGTCTTGCGAGTGCGCCAAGTCAACAGACGCCCGTCCGCCGTATACAATTCCATGCTGCCGAGCACCTTCAGCGATAACACAGGCTGATCTGTTCCATCGCTCTTCAGTTCGCTACTCCCGTTCGATCCTGTATGTACGCTTTTGTCTTGTTTTTTCGCTTGCAATTTCTCGAAGCGCGACAGCGCCCTAAGCAGCTTGTCCTTGG
Proteins encoded:
- a CDS encoding response regulator, with translation MWRAILIDDEEIALDVLEIKLNEIGGVSVVGKYQWIADALRHCGTLRPDLIFLDIEMPGMNGLEAAEMLRARCPDAEVIYVTAYHEYAVDAFATEAIGYLLKPVAKDKLLRALSRFEKLQAKKQDKSVHTGSNGSSELKSDGTDQPVLSLKVLGSMELYTADGRLLTWRTRKTKELFALLWHHRGQPVYKYTILEHLWPDDSAERGQRLLHTSLYYLRSLFKSEGYGEVVRYGDDRYWLDPVAIRSDLEELLQRITSGLRGEAGQRAVSLYGGDYLETDHYPWANAYRIELRSTMMAALLTVLGEAEGEHRILLLRKLIALEPGREEYYDLLADAQERSGDRAGARETQVMKERMLLEEI